The following proteins are co-located in the Longimicrobium sp. genome:
- a CDS encoding FAD-dependent monooxygenase → MTHHAVVVAGGGPTGLMLAGELALAGVDVGIVERRASQELAGSRAGGLHARTLEVLDQRGIAERFLAQGQKAQVAGFAQIRLDISDFPTRHNYGLGLWQNHIERILAGWVDELKVPIHRGCEVVGFTQDDSGANVELADGRSMRAEYLVGCDGGRSVVRKAAGIDFPGWDATTSALIAQVQMAEEPELGIRHDALGVHALGKVEYEIRDGRVVYQEGGTVSVMLTERHPGATGDPTLRDIREALIAVYGTDYGIHSPIWISRFTDMARQAATYRDRRVLLAGDAAHVHSPVGGQGLNTGVQDAVNLGWKLAQVINGTSPESLLDTYHAERHPVAARVLRNTMAQIALLRPDDRSKAAREAMSEILALDEPRRRLAAEMSGLGIRYELGEGHPLLGRRMPDLDLATADGPLRFFALLHRARPVLLNLGEPGAFDITPWAHRVQSIDARYGGPWELPAIGTVTAPAAVLIRPDGYVAWTGDRREAGLTQALTTWFGSPAA, encoded by the coding sequence ATGACACACCACGCCGTGGTGGTCGCCGGAGGCGGTCCGACGGGGCTGATGCTGGCGGGGGAGCTGGCGTTGGCGGGCGTCGACGTCGGCATCGTCGAGCGGCGCGCCAGCCAGGAGCTCGCCGGCTCGCGCGCGGGCGGCCTGCACGCACGCACCCTCGAAGTCCTCGATCAGCGTGGAATCGCCGAACGCTTCCTCGCGCAGGGGCAGAAGGCCCAGGTCGCGGGGTTCGCCCAGATCCGGCTGGACATCAGCGACTTTCCCACTCGCCACAACTACGGGCTCGGGCTGTGGCAGAACCACATCGAGCGCATCCTGGCCGGCTGGGTAGACGAGTTGAAGGTGCCGATCCACCGCGGATGTGAGGTGGTCGGCTTCACGCAGGACGACAGCGGGGCGAACGTGGAGCTGGCCGACGGCCGGTCGATGCGAGCGGAATACCTCGTCGGGTGCGACGGAGGACGCAGCGTGGTCCGCAAGGCGGCGGGCATCGACTTCCCCGGATGGGACGCCACGACCAGTGCCCTGATCGCCCAGGTCCAGATGGCCGAGGAGCCCGAACTCGGCATCCGCCACGACGCGCTCGGCGTTCACGCGCTGGGAAAGGTGGAGTATGAGATCCGGGACGGCCGGGTGGTTTACCAGGAGGGCGGAACGGTGAGCGTCATGCTGACCGAACGGCACCCCGGCGCCACCGGCGATCCCACGTTGCGCGACATCCGCGAGGCGCTGATCGCCGTCTACGGAACGGATTACGGCATACACAGCCCCATCTGGATCTCCCGGTTCACCGACATGGCGCGGCAGGCCGCCACCTACCGCGACCGGCGCGTCCTGCTGGCGGGCGACGCCGCGCACGTGCACAGCCCCGTGGGAGGACAGGGGCTGAACACCGGTGTGCAGGATGCGGTAAACCTGGGATGGAAGCTGGCGCAGGTCATCAACGGGACCTCGCCGGAAAGCCTTCTGGACACCTACCACGCCGAGCGGCATCCGGTCGCCGCCCGCGTGCTGCGCAACACGATGGCGCAGATCGCCCTGCTCCGTCCTGACGACCGCAGCAAGGCGGCGCGCGAAGCGATGTCCGAAATCCTCGCCCTGGACGAGCCGCGCCGCCGGCTCGCCGCGGAGATGTCGGGGCTGGGCATCCGCTACGAGCTTGGCGAGGGACACCCGCTGCTCGGCCGGCGCATGCCCGACCTTGACCTGGCCACAGCCGACGGCCCTCTTCGATTCTTCGCCCTGCTGCATCGTGCCCGGCCGGTTCTCCTCAACCTGGGCGAGCCCGGAGCTTTCGATATCACCCCGTGGGCGCATCGCGTCCAGTCGATCGACGCCCGGTACGGTGGCCCATGGGAGCTTCCGGCGATCGGGACGGTGACGGCACCCGCC